TATCATCGCACCAAGCTTTAATCCAGGTCCATCGAGAACTGTATGGAGCCGGAGGAGTGGGTCAGGGAGCCCATCGAAACCAGGTCCGCGCACCCGGCGTACTTCGCCACGTTCGCTAGCGTGATGTTTCCGGAGGCTTCCACTAGCGCCCTCGGATTCTTTTTGTGAACCGCGGCGCGGAGTTTTTTCACGTCGACGGGTTTCATGTTATCCGCCATTATTATGTCGGCCCCCATTTCTGCCGCCGTCTCAGCGTCCTCGATGCTGCTGACCTCTATCTCTATTTTCAGGTTGAAAGGTGCCTTAGAGGCCCTCTCCATGGCGCTGCGGACCGATCCGCAGGCTTTGATGTGATTGTCCTTGATCAGGACCATGTCGTCCAGTCCGAACCTGTGCTCGGCTCCGCCGCCGAGCCTGACGGCCTTCTTCTCGTACTCTCGGAATCCGGGAGTTGTTTTCCTGGTGCCGCAGACAAGGATGTC
The DNA window shown above is from Methanomassiliicoccaceae archaeon and carries:
- the nadC gene encoding carboxylating nicotinate-nucleotide diphosphorylase yields the protein MSMVGLERFLKEDIGRGDVTAGLIPDVNGRASIICEEDAVIAGLEEACEIFSIIGGDATALVKDGARVRAGTRIISVSGPVRGLLSTERTALNFLMKMSGIATATSAAADLLREKDPDILVCGTRKTTPGFREYEKKAVRLGGGAEHRFGLDDMVLIKDNHIKACGSVRSAMERASKAPFNLKIEIEVSSIEDAETAAEMGADIIMADNMKPVDVKKLRAAVHKKNPRALVEASGNITLANVAKYAGCADLVSMGSLTHSSGSIQFSMDLD